Proteins from a single region of Paraflavitalea devenefica:
- a CDS encoding carboxylesterase family protein: protein MSTYRFLTTRLLILSLLAASCNKEKSDNTPPPVETQPATLTPVTQNIGTNIGGYYEALPTLYGQNRSRYPLLIFLPGAAQYGNGGSTDLGKVLTDGTPLLLKQQQFPPNFGVKGQNFSFIVLVPQFKQEPVYPDLRAFVDYAFSKYRVNAARFYLTGFSLGARQTAEFATLYPRELAAIVTMSGAYSYNLPTSVKSIADNKVPVWSFHNEEDLIIPSQETKSFITAINGYSPAIPARQTIFPTSDAVQKHDCWTKVSNPAYKENDVNIYEWMLGYTR from the coding sequence ATGAGTACTTACCGCTTCCTCACCACCAGGCTGCTAATCCTGTCATTACTGGCGGCATCCTGCAATAAAGAAAAATCTGACAACACCCCACCACCTGTTGAAACCCAGCCTGCCACGTTAACGCCTGTTACACAAAATATAGGCACTAATATAGGTGGCTATTATGAAGCATTGCCCACACTGTATGGACAGAACCGGTCCCGGTATCCCCTGCTAATTTTCCTGCCTGGCGCAGCCCAATATGGGAATGGCGGCAGTACCGACCTGGGCAAGGTGCTGACAGATGGCACTCCCCTGCTGTTGAAACAACAGCAATTCCCGCCCAACTTTGGGGTGAAGGGACAAAACTTTTCTTTCATTGTGCTGGTGCCGCAGTTTAAACAAGAGCCGGTATATCCTGATTTACGGGCCTTTGTAGATTATGCTTTCAGCAAGTACCGGGTAAATGCCGCCCGTTTTTATCTTACCGGCTTTAGCCTGGGTGCCCGGCAAACGGCTGAGTTTGCTACCTTGTATCCCAGGGAACTGGCCGCCATTGTCACTATGTCCGGAGCTTATTCCTATAACCTGCCCACCTCGGTAAAAAGTATTGCCGATAATAAGGTACCTGTATGGAGCTTTCACAATGAAGAGGACCTGATCATCCCCTCACAGGAAACCAAATCATTTATAACGGCCATCAATGGTTACTCACCAGCCATACCAGCCAGGCAAACCATTTTCCCTACTTCTGATGCTGTCCAAAAGCATGATTGCTGGACGAAGGTTTCCAACCCGGCTTATAAAGAAAATGATGTGAATATTTATGAGTGGATGCTGGGGTATACCCGGTAA
- a CDS encoding DNA alkylation repair protein: MEPFKNIYNDIFFHQFTGVLAKTLQGFDKRQFLQQVRDDAWEARELKQRMKHIALVLHQFLPGQYDQSIEKIYSLITALRKNDIKGGLEYMIFTEYVENFGLEHYNTSMEAMEFITQFISCEYAIRPFILRYPEKAMRQMQQWSKHESLHVRRFSSEGCRPRLPWAMALPALKKDPAPILPILENLKDDTSEFVRKSVANNLNDIAKDNPDTVLEIVQKWQGHSSRTDWIIKHGSRTLLRQAHPQALKIFGLTVSDKIVVDKLKLAYKSIGIGEALHFSFNLTNTGTKPLKLRVEYGIDYMKSNGKANRKLFKITENTYQPGQTYTFKRTQSFRNLTTRKHYAGQHALSIVINGQELAQKQFIVTA; encoded by the coding sequence GTGGAGCCTTTCAAAAACATCTATAACGATATCTTCTTCCATCAATTTACAGGGGTACTTGCCAAGACCCTGCAGGGATTCGATAAAAGGCAATTCCTGCAACAGGTGCGGGATGATGCCTGGGAAGCGCGGGAACTAAAACAGCGCATGAAGCACATTGCGCTCGTGTTGCACCAATTCCTGCCCGGGCAATACGATCAAAGTATAGAGAAAATATACAGCCTTATCACGGCTCTCCGTAAAAATGACATAAAAGGTGGCCTGGAATACATGATCTTCACAGAGTACGTGGAGAACTTTGGCCTGGAGCATTACAATACTTCTATGGAGGCCATGGAATTCATCACCCAGTTCATCAGTTGTGAATATGCCATCCGTCCGTTCATCCTGCGCTATCCGGAAAAGGCTATGCGCCAGATGCAGCAATGGTCAAAGCATGAGAGCCTGCATGTGCGCCGTTTTTCCAGTGAGGGGTGCAGACCGCGGTTACCCTGGGCCATGGCATTGCCGGCCCTGAAAAAAGATCCCGCGCCCATCTTACCCATCTTGGAAAACCTGAAAGATGATACGTCGGAGTTTGTACGCAAGAGTGTGGCCAATAACCTCAATGACATTGCCAAAGACAACCCGGATACTGTATTGGAGATCGTCCAAAAATGGCAGGGCCATTCTTCCCGTACCGATTGGATCATCAAACATGGCAGTCGCACCCTCCTCCGGCAAGCCCACCCGCAGGCCCTGAAAATATTTGGCCTGACCGTATCGGATAAAATAGTAGTGGACAAACTAAAGCTGGCGTATAAAAGCATTGGCATTGGAGAAGCGTTGCACTTTTCTTTTAACCTGACCAATACCGGCACTAAACCGCTAAAGCTGCGGGTGGAGTATGGTATTGATTACATGAAATCCAATGGCAAGGCCAACAGGAAATTGTTCAAGATCACGGAGAATACCTATCAGCCGGGACAGACCTATACCTTCAAACGTACCCAGTCTTTCCGCAACCTCACTACCCGCAAACACTATGCGGGTCAGCATGCACTCTCCATCGTCATCAACGGCCAGGAACTGGCCCAAAAACAATTCATCGTAACGGCTTAG
- a CDS encoding caspase family protein, which produces MAQETILDSLMVNYEETAYGEIGAFGVSKNGKYICVSGERRGVYVMDVLSQKILFPFTLGYKSPVTDIEFSPNDSLIAIGGSNNYIQLRDLYSGAPILTDRLSRYMTMPVVKSVEDMRRGMNWYRDTFNRYRQENRFLYTGKHSAGAIFRSNYTYEYFTPFEVIRFSLSDKAMQEIDSNFTSSRLQVVNEPPIKYYSKAPAPWVLKWIKGGEINKLCYSNDFNYCALVVKNNGKQYYLEIWDVVNRKLIRQKPLASSVDIIFMGNDGQVIGYTTDVGIEATTIHISNLSNGTSRAVFSFSISERIPGYYYDNDRKYLYVYFKTAKTIENEPALNFLFQSLRKNKVLPVDTGNKDSSSLIYAIDTIGNIKTITPEGKVSPDNMMANEKGVYIQSGQFVSNLNTATWQSNAIYTVTDRNAISYLDVKGDSLFTGSPASYRVFNIRTLKQDKFVQLAAAGKIKQNPLSAAVYFQDTLNNLVTVNRNNEVQAMKIPAGKVKLIAQDPQVANLYFTSLSDNLFDRKTHSGLKMLNKATRQLRTINYTPGGEVKDPMGFVTQGLMGNGGQDAATVKYHKTSTVRNSTTDYYVHNFDISPDGQYLAAYINGQTDYDKLAGLLSDLFAKLGNGDSLTAGSELKFIAKLQSLVKEFIPGEIKLWKKATTGWTELPALTYFEGIYHKEPLPIKFSRDSRLLLTVNPANQSELMVWQLDSMKIHTTLSGITGDDLNSIDKTILINEFEISDDNRYVAIAYESNNIEIHDLHNPEGGLVYPAPPEIYTLSKITSLKFTRDNKYLLAGLQNGSMEMYGIESRSTYLKMYFGTKESDYYIPSPRNFYTCGKAAYKKISFALIGKTYPVSQFDFILNRPDFITYYFTHFFHTGRADSLKRMELVNRYAELVKKRVLNYERQPMWAKPELLYMFPPQVDIVNYDYLLKNQFTSGNRILLKLKLSGYDHAITNLQIKVNGSPLHGVRGLPVHTRDTLMEIYVPLDNGKNKIDLFCINEAGREGFRETVVIHCRQQQKIAKKGKLFFVALSINQYEGQLPAMRKSVIDAIALQNKLKEKNNAQKYSAIIVRNFFDKNVTRENIVQLKNELLHTLQPEDNLVVLLQGHGASVSEDGKYYFATVKTWAPGTQLSATTITSDLIEWLVDSLPTRNKLMVINTCASGKIDRDLGNKTPLLFEEMEATFEDLSDNTGTIVISATSANLAIQEGPLSEKNTPLIATLLKAISNNNADIDHDGQIRISELLNYIQNEVQYEKGNLKPKPAFRHNNIDNDFVLISAH; this is translated from the coding sequence ATGGCCCAGGAAACTATACTGGATAGCCTCATGGTGAATTACGAAGAAACAGCCTACGGGGAAATTGGTGCTTTCGGCGTATCCAAAAATGGGAAATACATCTGTGTGTCCGGAGAAAGAAGAGGAGTATATGTAATGGATGTCCTGTCACAAAAGATCCTTTTCCCTTTTACGCTGGGATACAAAAGCCCTGTAACCGATATTGAATTCAGTCCGAATGATTCGCTCATTGCTATTGGCGGAAGCAATAACTATATTCAGTTAAGGGATCTGTACTCCGGCGCGCCTATTCTTACCGATAGATTGAGCCGTTATATGACAATGCCTGTGGTTAAAAGTGTTGAGGACATGCGTAGGGGCATGAACTGGTACCGGGATACCTTCAACAGGTATAGACAGGAAAATAGGTTTTTATATACTGGTAAGCACAGCGCGGGGGCAATATTCAGGTCCAATTATACCTATGAATATTTTACTCCTTTCGAGGTGATCAGGTTTTCATTGTCGGATAAAGCAATGCAGGAAATAGATTCCAACTTTACAAGCAGCCGGTTGCAGGTTGTAAATGAACCGCCCATAAAATATTATAGTAAAGCTCCTGCTCCCTGGGTATTGAAGTGGATTAAAGGGGGAGAGATCAATAAGCTTTGCTATAGCAACGACTTTAACTACTGTGCACTCGTCGTAAAAAATAACGGGAAGCAGTATTACCTGGAAATATGGGATGTGGTCAACCGTAAGCTGATCCGGCAAAAGCCACTGGCGTCATCTGTCGACATTATTTTCATGGGCAATGATGGGCAGGTGATCGGGTATACTACTGATGTGGGTATTGAAGCAACGACTATTCATATATCAAATCTGAGCAATGGCACATCTAGGGCTGTATTTTCCTTCAGTATAAGTGAGCGTATTCCCGGATATTACTATGACAATGACAGGAAATATTTATATGTATACTTTAAAACAGCGAAAACAATAGAGAATGAACCGGCGCTCAATTTCCTGTTCCAAAGTCTCCGGAAGAACAAAGTATTACCAGTTGATACCGGTAATAAAGATAGCTCCTCGCTTATCTACGCGATAGATACCATAGGAAATATCAAAACCATCACGCCGGAAGGAAAAGTTTCTCCTGATAACATGATGGCCAATGAAAAGGGAGTTTACATTCAATCTGGTCAGTTTGTAAGCAACCTCAATACGGCTACCTGGCAATCCAATGCCATATATACAGTAACAGACAGGAATGCGATCAGCTATCTCGACGTTAAAGGCGACTCCCTTTTTACGGGATCTCCGGCTTCTTACAGGGTATTTAACATCAGAACATTGAAGCAGGACAAATTCGTTCAATTGGCAGCCGCCGGTAAAATCAAACAAAATCCCCTGTCTGCGGCTGTTTACTTTCAGGATACCCTGAACAATCTGGTAACTGTGAACCGCAATAATGAAGTGCAGGCCATGAAAATACCGGCGGGCAAAGTAAAACTTATTGCACAGGATCCACAGGTTGCCAACTTGTATTTTACTTCTCTTAGCGATAACCTCTTTGACCGGAAAACGCATAGCGGGCTAAAAATGCTGAATAAGGCCACTAGGCAACTCCGTACTATTAACTATACGCCAGGTGGAGAGGTCAAAGATCCGATGGGTTTTGTGACACAGGGGCTGATGGGCAATGGCGGACAGGATGCGGCTACGGTTAAATATCATAAAACAAGCACTGTGCGCAATAGCACAACCGACTATTATGTGCATAATTTCGATATTTCACCCGATGGACAGTACCTGGCAGCATATATCAACGGGCAGACAGACTATGATAAATTGGCCGGGCTCTTATCAGACCTGTTTGCTAAGCTGGGGAATGGCGATTCCCTCACTGCCGGTTCGGAACTCAAGTTCATAGCGAAACTGCAGAGTCTGGTCAAAGAATTCATTCCCGGAGAGATCAAATTGTGGAAAAAGGCTACTACAGGATGGACCGAGCTTCCTGCTTTGACATATTTTGAAGGCATATACCACAAAGAGCCTTTGCCAATAAAATTCAGCCGGGATTCCAGGTTATTGTTAACGGTGAATCCCGCAAATCAATCAGAATTAATGGTATGGCAGTTGGATTCCATGAAAATACATACCACCTTATCGGGTATAACAGGAGATGACCTGAATAGTATAGACAAAACTATTCTGATCAATGAGTTTGAGATCAGTGATGATAACCGGTATGTGGCCATTGCTTATGAGTCAAACAACATTGAGATTCATGACCTGCACAATCCCGAAGGAGGGTTGGTTTATCCGGCCCCGCCCGAAATATATACCTTGTCAAAAATAACTTCCCTGAAATTTACACGGGACAACAAATATCTCCTGGCCGGCCTTCAGAACGGTAGCATGGAGATGTACGGTATAGAGAGCAGGAGTACCTATCTTAAAATGTATTTTGGAACGAAGGAAAGCGACTACTACATTCCGTCTCCCCGGAATTTCTATACCTGTGGCAAAGCCGCTTACAAAAAAATATCTTTTGCTCTTATAGGAAAGACATATCCGGTGAGCCAGTTTGATTTTATCTTAAACAGACCCGATTTCATAACCTATTACTTTACCCATTTCTTTCATACCGGCCGGGCCGATTCTTTAAAGAGAATGGAACTGGTCAACAGGTATGCAGAACTGGTTAAAAAAAGGGTGCTGAACTATGAAAGGCAGCCTATGTGGGCAAAACCGGAACTGCTTTACATGTTTCCTCCGCAGGTAGATATTGTGAATTACGATTACCTGCTAAAAAACCAGTTTACTTCCGGAAATCGCATCTTACTGAAGTTGAAATTGTCGGGGTATGATCATGCGATCACCAACCTGCAAATAAAAGTAAACGGATCGCCATTACATGGGGTCCGTGGCTTGCCGGTACATACCCGTGATACCCTGATGGAAATATATGTGCCATTGGATAATGGCAAAAATAAGATCGATCTTTTTTGTATAAATGAAGCAGGACGGGAAGGGTTCAGGGAAACCGTCGTCATTCATTGCCGGCAACAACAAAAGATTGCCAAAAAAGGTAAGCTGTTCTTTGTAGCCTTATCCATTAATCAATACGAAGGCCAATTGCCGGCCATGCGTAAGTCGGTTATTGATGCCATAGCCCTGCAGAATAAGTTGAAAGAAAAAAACAATGCGCAAAAATACTCGGCTATTATTGTCAGGAACTTTTTTGACAAAAACGTCACCCGCGAAAACATTGTTCAGCTCAAAAATGAGTTGCTGCATACACTGCAACCAGAAGATAACCTGGTGGTCTTGTTACAGGGACATGGGGCGTCGGTGAGCGAAGATGGAAAATATTACTTTGCTACTGTAAAAACATGGGCTCCCGGCACGCAACTGTCGGCAACTACCATTACATCTGATCTTATCGAATGGCTGGTAGACAGCCTTCCTACGAGGAATAAACTAATGGTGATCAATACCTGCGCAAGCGGAAAAATTGATAGGGACCTGGGCAACAAAACCCCCTTATTATTTGAAGAGATGGAGGCCACCTTTGAAGATCTGAGTGATAATACAGGTACCATCGTCATTTCTGCCACATCGGCCAATCTTGCGATCCAGGAAGGGCCATTAAGCGAGAAAAATACGCCCCTGATAGCTACCCTGTTAAAGGCCATTTCCAATAATAATGCAGATATTGATCATGACGGGCAGATAAGGATTTCAGAGCTGTTGAACTATATACAAAATGAAGTGCAGTATGAAAAAGGGAATCTGAAACCAAAGCCGGCTTTCAGGCATAACAATATAGATAATGACTTCGTACTTATTTCAGCTCATTGA
- a CDS encoding type II toxin-antitoxin system HigB family toxin → MVVISYRTIREFSDRHNDSADALNNWYRIIEKADFGNFNELRSIFNSCDAVGNDRYVFNIKGNNYRLIALIQFNVRTVYILFVGTHAEYDKISAPTIKFKK, encoded by the coding sequence CGATCCGGGAATTCAGTGACAGGCATAATGATTCAGCAGACGCCTTAAATAACTGGTACAGAATTATTGAGAAAGCTGATTTCGGGAATTTTAATGAATTAAGATCAATTTTCAATTCCTGTGACGCTGTTGGCAATGACAGGTATGTTTTCAACATAAAAGGGAATAATTACAGATTGATAGCCTTAATTCAGTTTAATGTAAGGACGGTATACATATTATTCGTAGGCACACATGCAGAATATGACAAGATAAGTGCCCCAACCATAAAGTTCAAAAAATAG
- a CDS encoding helix-turn-helix domain-containing protein produces MKTIKTEAQYKKTMSEILTLMNKGEGNLSKAETTKLREMAIAAQAYEKSIYTIPPPQTIEGMIELKMYEKKLKQKELAKLMGLSEPKLSQILTGKRQPDVPFLKAAHIKLGIDASFLLTHV; encoded by the coding sequence ATGAAAACGATCAAAACAGAAGCCCAATATAAAAAGACAATGTCAGAAATACTCACCTTAATGAATAAAGGTGAAGGTAATCTGTCCAAAGCCGAAACAACTAAGCTGCGGGAAATGGCTATAGCCGCACAAGCTTATGAAAAAAGCATATATACCATTCCCCCTCCTCAAACAATTGAGGGTATGATAGAGCTAAAGATGTATGAGAAGAAGCTAAAACAAAAAGAGCTTGCCAAATTAATGGGACTTAGTGAACCTAAGCTTTCACAAATACTTACCGGCAAGAGGCAACCAGATGTTCCCTTCCTGAAGGCTGCGCATATAAAACTCGGCATTGATGCGTCGTTTTTGCTTACGCATGTGTAA
- a CDS encoding TolB family protein has protein sequence MKLPMIFAILLSSSLLMAQPNPIGIFQHRADIGNPAIKGATSYNVNTQSYQLKGGGYNIWFSRDEFHYAWRKVNGDFILTANVKLLGTGKDAHRKIGWMVRAGEHEEAAHMSAVVHGDGLTVLQWRRSKGAPMRDPRDQLLAKKKNAEIIQLERIGKTFIMRVADPGEPLQEVGRTDSIDMPDQALAGLFICSHDPNVSEEGMAWNVRIEKTVPDTFNGYRDGILASRLETMNVFDGKRIIIQEDAGRLEAPNWMPDGKKLLFNKGGLLYTIPVEGGVPQQLSTGFANRNNNDHVISFDGKMLGISHHRSGMPAGGSTVYYLPLSGGEPKIVTDSTPSYLHGWSVDGKEVVYTALRVTKSPAYNIYKKNINGGPEVPLTTHTTGLADGPEYAPDGKYIYYNANHSGSMQIWRMKPDGSAQEQVTTDEYNNWFPHISPDGKWIVILSFPLTVDPGDHPFYKRVLLRLMPASGGTPKVIAYLYGGQGTINTPSWSPDSKRIAFVSNSGEFK, from the coding sequence ATGAAACTGCCTATGATCTTCGCCATCCTGCTGAGCAGCAGCCTGCTCATGGCCCAGCCCAATCCCATTGGTATCTTTCAACACCGTGCAGACATCGGGAACCCTGCCATCAAAGGAGCCACCAGCTATAATGTCAATACCCAATCCTACCAACTGAAGGGTGGGGGATACAATATCTGGTTCAGCCGGGATGAGTTTCATTATGCCTGGCGCAAGGTCAACGGCGATTTCATACTCACCGCCAATGTAAAGCTCCTGGGCACGGGGAAAGACGCGCACCGGAAAATAGGCTGGATGGTCCGTGCTGGTGAGCACGAGGAGGCGGCCCACATGAGTGCGGTGGTACATGGCGATGGATTGACGGTACTGCAGTGGCGGCGTTCAAAGGGAGCCCCCATGCGCGATCCCCGGGATCAACTATTGGCGAAGAAAAAGAATGCGGAGATCATACAACTGGAACGCATCGGCAAAACCTTCATCATGCGGGTGGCCGATCCCGGTGAGCCCTTGCAGGAAGTAGGTCGTACAGATAGCATTGACATGCCCGATCAAGCACTGGCGGGCTTATTCATTTGTAGTCATGATCCCAATGTGTCGGAAGAAGGAATGGCGTGGAATGTACGGATAGAGAAAACAGTGCCCGATACCTTCAATGGGTACCGGGATGGAATATTGGCCAGTCGGCTGGAAACCATGAACGTCTTTGACGGAAAACGCATCATCATACAGGAAGATGCGGGCCGGTTGGAAGCGCCCAACTGGATGCCCGATGGAAAGAAGTTATTATTCAACAAAGGTGGATTGTTATATACCATTCCGGTGGAAGGTGGAGTGCCGCAACAACTGTCTACCGGTTTTGCCAACCGCAACAACAATGACCATGTCATCTCCTTTGATGGGAAAATGCTGGGCATCAGTCATCACCGGAGTGGTATGCCAGCCGGAGGTTCTACCGTATACTACTTGCCGTTATCAGGTGGTGAACCGAAGATCGTTACCGACAGTACGCCTTCTTATTTGCATGGCTGGAGTGTGGATGGTAAAGAAGTCGTATACACAGCTTTGCGGGTTACTAAAAGTCCGGCGTATAACATCTATAAGAAAAACATCAACGGAGGACCGGAGGTGCCACTTACCACGCATACGACTGGTTTGGCCGATGGGCCTGAATATGCTCCTGATGGAAAATACATCTATTACAATGCCAATCATTCGGGTTCCATGCAAATATGGCGTATGAAACCTGATGGCAGTGCGCAGGAGCAGGTGACCACTGATGAATACAACAACTGGTTCCCGCATATATCGCCCGATGGGAAGTGGATCGTCATCCTTTCTTTTCCGCTTACGGTTGATCCCGGCGATCATCCATTCTACAAAAGAGTGCTTCTGCGTTTAATGCCGGCAAGTGGCGGCACGCCCAAAGTCATCGCCTACCTCTATGGCGGCCAGGGCACCATCAACACCCCCTCCTGGAGCCCCGACAGCAAGCGGATCGCTTTTGTGAGTAATAGTGGGGAGTTTAAATAA